One region of Deinococcus seoulensis genomic DNA includes:
- a CDS encoding ROK family transcriptional regulator codes for MLRTEHHTPDTLDLAAIRARHTLLLLELLWDGDLARVDISRELGLSRSAISSIVTELISVGLVQEVGTRGSGGVGRRATLLNLNTRAAALLAIDLGASHARVDVLDLHCQSLASLTVPHDIVSGPQATYDLLTDLSIQAMRAADISAAQIALAGIGVPGPVDHDTGHVVLPPNMPGWDGENIREALQARLNLDVLVDNDANLGALAEARFGAHRGTQDLIYVKAATGIGAGVLLGGRLHRGMRGGAGEIGHISINEQGPVGRSGNPGSLESYAAAQVLVTLARSLRATGAPTTLPNPISMNDLLSHANTDPLARAVWEEAGHHLGVAISTTMNLFNPEAVIIGGRLAQAGDVLLAAIRASAQGRTMRINVDRTRIELGTLGVDAGVLGAGAMMLDSLFTPRGLPHLYAISRLAQSARTAGRDPASRAPPAGPSPPRPVDAHPAPLPATQSSPNHTTRTVSHGGTP; via the coding sequence ATGCTCCGCACCGAACACCACACACCAGACACCCTGGACCTCGCGGCCATCCGCGCGCGGCACACGCTGCTGCTGCTGGAACTGCTGTGGGACGGGGACCTGGCACGCGTGGACATCTCGCGCGAACTGGGTCTGTCGCGCAGCGCCATCAGCTCCATCGTCACGGAACTGATCAGCGTCGGACTGGTGCAGGAAGTCGGCACGCGCGGCAGCGGCGGCGTCGGACGGCGCGCCACGCTGCTGAACCTCAACACCCGCGCCGCCGCGCTGCTCGCCATCGACCTGGGCGCCAGTCACGCCCGCGTGGACGTCCTGGACCTGCACTGCCAGTCGCTGGCCAGCCTGACCGTCCCGCACGACATCGTCAGCGGCCCCCAGGCCACCTACGACCTGCTGACCGACCTGAGCATCCAGGCCATGCGCGCCGCCGACATCAGCGCCGCGCAGATCGCGCTCGCCGGGATCGGCGTGCCCGGCCCGGTCGACCACGACACCGGGCACGTCGTCCTGCCCCCCAACATGCCCGGCTGGGACGGCGAGAACATCCGCGAGGCCCTCCAGGCCCGCCTGAACCTCGACGTGCTCGTCGACAACGACGCCAACCTGGGCGCCCTCGCCGAGGCCCGCTTCGGCGCGCACCGCGGCACCCAGGACCTGATCTACGTGAAGGCCGCCACCGGCATCGGCGCCGGCGTACTGCTCGGCGGCCGCCTGCACCGCGGCATGCGCGGCGGCGCCGGCGAGATCGGGCACATCAGCATCAACGAGCAGGGCCCTGTCGGCCGCAGCGGCAACCCCGGCAGCCTCGAAAGTTACGCCGCCGCGCAGGTGCTCGTCACGCTGGCCCGCAGCCTGCGCGCCACCGGCGCCCCCACCACGCTGCCCAATCCCATCAGCATGAACGACCTGCTCAGCCACGCGAACACCGACCCGCTGGCCCGCGCCGTGTGGGAAGAGGCCGGGCATCACCTGGGCGTGGCGATCAGCACCACCATGAACCTGTTCAACCCGGAAGCCGTGATCATCGGCGGCCGCCTCGCCCAGGCCGGAGACGTGCTGCTGGCCGCCATCCGCGCCAGTGCCCAGGGCCGCACCATGCGCATCAACGTGGACCGCACCCGCATCGAACTCGGCACGCTCGGCGTGGACGCCGGGGTGCTGGGCGCCGGGGCCATGATGCTCGACTCGCTGTTCACCCCGCGCGGCCTGCCGCACCTGTACGCCATCTCACGCCTGGCCCAGAGTGCCCGCACCGCAGGCCGCGACCCGGCCAGCCGCGCACCCCCGGCCGGACCGTCACCACCCCGCCCGGTCGACGCCCACCCGGCGCCGCTCCCGGCCACGCAGAGCTCACCCAACCACACGACCCGCACCGTTTCGCACGGAGGAACACCATGA
- the lysS gene encoding lysine--tRNA ligase, with product MSEGSAPTNRPEGLHEQTVSRLNNLDAQVAAGFEAHPYTYPRTHHARDVLAAHPADTHGEDGAPKWEAGQEWPETQYALAGRVTLMRHMGKAAFADLSDEHGKIQLHFSKQDTENFDPTKKIDLGDIIGVRGFPFVTKTGQLTLRVTSWQPLVKSLHPLPSKFHGLQDEELRARRRYVDLMINPESREVYRTRSRMLRFIRTFLDSRDFMEVEGPTLQVVPGGTEAKPFKTFHNALGHEFSMRISLELYLKRLLVGGFERVYEIGRNYRNEGIDRTHNPEFTMLEAYFAYGDYNDMMVLVETLLHDLVVELKGEPKLTYQGRELDFSLPFARLDFVTALKEQAGLDFDPLDLVKLREWSDVHHPEHRKTPDYKLLDKLGGEYVEPLLQNPTFLTDMPLAISPLVKVHRDREGLAERADLYVAGFELAPIYSELNDALDQRARFEAQTARRDAGDDEAHEQDEDFLLALEYGMPPTAGMGMGMDRLAMLMTDRDSIRDVLLFPLLRPEGTGEAEGGAAEG from the coding sequence ATGTCTGAAGGTTCTGCCCCCACCAACCGCCCCGAGGGTCTGCACGAGCAGACCGTCAGCCGCCTGAACAACCTGGACGCCCAGGTCGCGGCTGGTTTCGAGGCGCACCCCTACACGTACCCGCGCACCCACCACGCCCGCGACGTGCTGGCCGCGCACCCGGCCGACACGCACGGCGAGGACGGCGCGCCGAAGTGGGAGGCCGGGCAGGAGTGGCCTGAAACGCAGTACGCGCTGGCCGGGCGCGTGACCCTGATGCGCCACATGGGCAAGGCGGCCTTCGCGGACCTCAGCGACGAGCACGGCAAGATCCAGCTGCACTTCTCCAAGCAGGACACCGAGAACTTCGACCCGACGAAGAAGATCGACCTGGGCGACATCATCGGCGTGCGCGGCTTCCCGTTCGTCACGAAGACCGGTCAGCTGACGCTGCGCGTGACGTCCTGGCAACCGCTGGTCAAGAGCCTGCATCCGCTGCCCAGCAAGTTCCACGGCCTGCAGGACGAGGAACTGCGTGCCCGGCGCCGCTACGTGGACCTGATGATCAACCCGGAGAGCCGCGAGGTGTACCGCACGCGCTCGCGGATGCTGCGCTTCATCCGCACCTTCCTCGACAGCCGCGACTTCATGGAGGTCGAGGGCCCCACGTTGCAGGTCGTTCCCGGTGGGACCGAGGCCAAGCCGTTCAAGACCTTCCACAACGCGCTGGGTCACGAGTTCAGCATGCGCATCAGCCTGGAGCTGTACCTCAAGCGGCTGCTGGTGGGCGGTTTCGAGCGGGTGTACGAGATCGGCCGCAACTACCGCAACGAGGGCATCGACCGCACGCACAACCCGGAATTCACCATGCTCGAAGCGTACTTCGCGTACGGCGACTACAACGACATGATGGTGCTGGTGGAGACGCTGCTGCACGACCTGGTCGTGGAACTCAAGGGCGAGCCGAAACTGACGTACCAGGGCCGCGAACTGGACTTCTCGCTGCCTTTCGCGCGCCTGGACTTCGTGACGGCCCTGAAAGAGCAGGCGGGGCTGGACTTCGACCCGCTGGACCTCGTGAAGCTGCGCGAGTGGAGCGACGTGCACCACCCCGAGCACCGCAAGACCCCGGACTACAAGCTGCTGGACAAGCTGGGCGGCGAGTACGTCGAGCCGCTGCTGCAGAACCCGACCTTCCTGACGGACATGCCGCTGGCGATCAGTCCGCTGGTGAAGGTGCACCGTGACCGCGAGGGTCTGGCCGAACGTGCCGACCTGTACGTGGCGGGCTTCGAACTGGCGCCCATCTACTCCGAGCTGAACGACGCGCTGGACCAGCGGGCACGCTTTGAGGCGCAGACGGCCCGCCGGGACGCCGGGGACGACGAGGCGCACGAGCAGGACGAGGACTTCCTGCTGGCGCTGGAGTACGGCATGCCGCCCACCGCCGGGATGGGGATGGGCATGGACCGACTGGCGATGCTGATGACCGACCGGGATTCCATCCGGGACGTACTGCTGTTCCCGCTGCTGCGCCCCGAGGGCACGGGCGAGGCGGAAGGCGGGGCCGCGGAAGGCTGA
- a CDS encoding 50S ribosomal protein L25/general stress protein Ctc yields the protein MELNAKPRKSQEKLAEGMIPAVAYNKENNVSFAIDKKAFDRAFRTQSTTGLFDITVEGGQTFPALVKAVQMDKRKRAPIHVDFYMVTYGEPVEVSVPVHTTGKSQGVVMGGLLDIVVHNLAIVAPGPRRIPQELVVDVTKLVIGDHVTAGQIKLPEGCKLAGDAEQVVISVLPPRLSDGEAAAEQEAAQVAGLVAAGEITESEAAAVLDGEVSLDDVKPSTEE from the coding sequence ATGGAACTGAACGCCAAACCCCGCAAGAGCCAGGAAAAACTGGCCGAAGGCATGATCCCCGCCGTCGCCTACAACAAGGAGAACAACGTCTCCTTCGCCATCGACAAGAAGGCCTTCGACCGCGCCTTCCGCACCCAGAGCACCACCGGCCTGTTCGACATCACCGTCGAGGGCGGCCAGACCTTCCCCGCGCTGGTCAAGGCCGTGCAGATGGACAAGCGCAAGCGCGCCCCCATCCACGTGGACTTCTACATGGTCACCTACGGTGAGCCTGTCGAGGTCAGCGTGCCCGTGCACACCACCGGCAAGAGCCAGGGCGTCGTCATGGGCGGCCTGCTCGACATCGTCGTGCACAACCTGGCCATCGTGGCCCCCGGCCCCCGCCGCATCCCCCAGGAACTGGTCGTCGACGTGACCAAACTCGTCATCGGCGATCACGTCACCGCCGGTCAGATCAAACTGCCCGAAGGCTGCAAACTGGCCGGTGACGCCGAGCAGGTCGTCATCAGCGTGCTGCCCCCCCGTCTCAGCGACGGCGAAGCGGCCGCCGAGCAGGAAGCCGCCCAGGTGGCCGGTCTGGTCGCCGCTGGCGAGATCACCGAGAGCGAAGCCGCCGCCGTCCTCGACGGCGAGGTCAGCCTCGACGACGTCAAGCCCAGCACCGAAGAGTAA
- the efp gene encoding elongation factor P: MISVTELRNGTKVEMDGGLWECLDYSHLKMGRGGAKVVTKFRNMESGAIVDRTFNSGEKLQDIYVEGKTMQYLYKDGDDFMFMDMDTFEQVPLSPTLVGDAAKFMKENTEVEVAMYGEKALSITLPNQVILKIVETDPGLRGDTASGGTKPAKLETGATVQVPLFVEQDTLVKVDTRTGAYLSRA, encoded by the coding sequence ATGATCAGCGTTACTGAACTGCGCAACGGCACCAAAGTGGAAATGGACGGCGGCCTCTGGGAGTGCCTGGACTACTCGCACCTGAAGATGGGCCGCGGCGGCGCGAAGGTCGTCACGAAGTTCCGCAACATGGAGTCCGGCGCGATCGTGGACCGCACCTTCAACAGCGGCGAGAAACTGCAGGACATCTACGTGGAAGGCAAGACCATGCAGTACCTGTACAAGGACGGCGACGACTTCATGTTCATGGACATGGACACCTTCGAGCAGGTGCCGCTGTCGCCCACGCTGGTCGGTGACGCCGCGAAGTTCATGAAGGAGAACACCGAGGTCGAGGTCGCCATGTACGGCGAGAAGGCCCTGAGCATCACGCTGCCCAACCAGGTGATCCTGAAGATCGTGGAGACCGACCCCGGCCTGCGCGGCGACACCGCCTCGGGCGGCACGAAGCCCGCCAAGCTGGAGACCGGCGCGACCGTGCAGGTGCCGCTGTTCGTGGAGCAGGACACCCTGGTGAAGGTCGATACCCGCACCGGCGCTTACCTCAGCCGCGCCTGA
- the accB gene encoding acetyl-CoA carboxylase biotin carboxyl carrier protein: protein MNPNDLKQILDALTYADVREFSLRTGSFDLSLKRGPQAFAAPAQQPTPAPLAAPMPANAPAFAPMPAPAAPAPQPQDSAPAPAQAAPTPAPAPAEVPAEKPASKGTPVKAPIVGTFYASSSPDAAPYVKVGDTVAAGQVLCIIEAMKLMNEIEAEQGGTIREILVKNAEPVEYGQTLFIIE from the coding sequence ATGAACCCGAACGACCTGAAACAGATTCTCGATGCCCTCACGTACGCCGACGTGCGCGAATTCAGCCTGCGCACCGGCAGCTTCGACCTGAGCCTCAAACGCGGCCCGCAGGCCTTCGCCGCGCCCGCGCAGCAGCCCACCCCCGCACCGCTCGCGGCGCCCATGCCTGCGAACGCACCCGCATTCGCACCCATGCCCGCACCCGCCGCGCCCGCGCCCCAGCCGCAGGACAGCGCTCCCGCGCCCGCACAGGCCGCGCCCACCCCGGCCCCCGCGCCCGCCGAGGTGCCCGCCGAGAAACCCGCCAGCAAGGGCACGCCCGTCAAGGCACCCATCGTCGGGACCTTCTACGCGTCCAGCAGCCCCGACGCCGCCCCCTATGTGAAGGTCGGCGACACCGTCGCGGCCGGGCAGGTGCTGTGCATCATCGAGGCGATGAAACTCATGAACGAGATCGAAGCCGAGCAGGGCGGCACCATCCGCGAGATCCTCGTGAAGAACGCCGAACCCGTCGAGTACGGCCAGACGCTGTTCATCATCGAATAA
- the accC gene encoding acetyl-CoA carboxylase biotin carboxylase subunit has translation MFKKILIANRGEIALRVIRTARELGVKTVVVYSTADEKSLPVLLADESVCVGPPASNQSYLNIQNILSAALMTGAEGIHPGYGFMAENPDFAEMCREHGIVFIGPTPESMRALGSKAGGREIAAMSNVPVVPGTGVLDTVDDALLAAKQIGYPVLLKASAGGGGRGQKVIRTQDELAKGFAQAQEEARLYFGDPAIIMEKFLEEFRHVEVQVMGDGNGHVIHIGERDCSIQRRNQKLIEEAPSTLPDTLRQEILAAGVRLAKHVNYAGAGTLEFIVDRDGNYYFMEMNTRIQVEHCVSEEISGLDFVKLQLEIASGHGLNIQQDDVVLRGHAIECRLNAEDPDKDFRPAAGKIDDVHFAGGPGVRVDSHCYTGYVIPPHYDSLIGKLIVHHDTREQAIARMKRALEETVIQGPKTTIPLYVKIMDNPFYKRGAVMTNFLKTRMEM, from the coding sequence ATGTTCAAGAAAATCCTGATCGCCAACCGCGGCGAGATTGCCCTGCGCGTGATCCGCACCGCGCGAGAACTGGGCGTGAAAACCGTCGTGGTGTACTCCACCGCCGACGAGAAGAGCCTGCCGGTCCTGCTGGCCGACGAGAGCGTGTGCGTCGGCCCGCCCGCCAGCAACCAGTCGTACCTGAACATCCAGAACATCCTGTCGGCCGCCCTGATGACCGGCGCGGAAGGCATTCACCCCGGCTACGGCTTCATGGCCGAGAACCCGGACTTCGCCGAGATGTGCCGCGAGCACGGCATCGTGTTCATCGGGCCGACGCCCGAAAGCATGCGCGCCCTGGGCAGTAAAGCCGGTGGGCGCGAGATCGCCGCCATGAGCAACGTCCCGGTCGTGCCGGGCACCGGCGTGCTGGACACCGTGGACGACGCGCTACTGGCCGCCAAACAGATCGGGTACCCGGTGCTGCTGAAAGCCAGCGCGGGCGGCGGCGGACGCGGCCAGAAGGTCATCCGCACGCAGGACGAACTCGCCAAGGGCTTCGCGCAGGCGCAGGAAGAAGCGCGGCTGTACTTCGGTGATCCGGCGATCATCATGGAAAAATTCCTGGAGGAATTCCGGCACGTCGAGGTGCAGGTCATGGGCGACGGCAACGGCCACGTGATCCACATCGGCGAACGCGACTGCTCCATCCAGCGGCGCAACCAGAAACTCATCGAGGAGGCGCCCAGCACCCTCCCGGACACACTGCGCCAGGAAATCCTCGCGGCGGGCGTGCGCCTCGCCAAGCACGTCAACTACGCCGGGGCCGGCACGCTGGAATTCATCGTGGACCGCGACGGGAACTACTACTTCATGGAGATGAACACCCGCATCCAGGTGGAACACTGCGTCTCCGAGGAAATCTCGGGCCTGGACTTCGTGAAACTGCAACTGGAAATCGCGTCCGGCCACGGCCTGAACATCCAGCAGGACGACGTGGTGCTGCGCGGACACGCCATCGAGTGCCGCCTGAACGCCGAAGACCCCGACAAGGACTTCCGCCCGGCCGCCGGGAAGATCGACGACGTGCACTTCGCCGGCGGCCCCGGCGTGCGCGTGGACAGCCACTGCTACACCGGCTACGTGATCCCCCCCCACTACGACAGCCTGATCGGCAAACTGATCGTCCACCACGACACCCGCGAGCAGGCCATTGCCCGCATGAAACGCGCCCTAGAAGAAACCGTCATCCAGGGACCCAAAACCACCATTCCGCTGTACGTGAAAATCATGGACAACCCGTTCTACAAACGCGGGGCTGTCATGACCAACTTCCTGAAAACCCGGATGGAGATGTAA
- a CDS encoding GGDEF domain-containing protein, with translation MRRFRISRYPFKPRTPASRFEETHDISTGLLNRRSWARQFGIQHDGNETQLISLMNIDHLKRFDDVYGLPMGDQAVRLVASIASLHACMLGPYSQIYRVGGDEIVIVWPPLPVADVRHRAEAIRTAIESVGPGITMTVVTAQALSSDEPDILLARLRSLMAVTKSGGRNRSVLELGIQG, from the coding sequence ATGCGCCGCTTTCGCATATCGAGATACCCGTTCAAGCCACGCACGCCAGCGAGTAGATTCGAGGAAACGCATGACATATCCACTGGACTCCTCAACCGACGCAGCTGGGCACGACAGTTCGGCATTCAACACGATGGCAACGAGACTCAGCTGATCTCGCTCATGAACATTGATCACTTGAAGAGGTTTGATGACGTCTATGGGTTGCCCATGGGGGATCAGGCAGTCCGACTCGTCGCTTCCATTGCTTCACTTCACGCCTGCATGCTCGGACCCTATTCGCAGATCTATCGCGTGGGAGGCGATGAGATCGTCATTGTATGGCCTCCTCTGCCGGTGGCTGATGTCCGGCATCGAGCAGAAGCTATCCGCACGGCTATTGAATCGGTTGGCCCAGGCATCACCATGACTGTGGTCACAGCACAGGCACTCTCTTCAGACGAACCCGACATTCTGCTGGCACGCCTGCGGAGCCTGATGGCCGTAACGAAGTCAGGAGGACGCAATCGCTCTGTACTTGAACTGGGAATACAGGGTTGA
- the acs gene encoding acetate--CoA ligase, whose amino-acid sequence MTQSPMPASDHPASDHIDAVLHETRVIAPSDAFRERARYSAEDYERLYRQSLDDPDTFWSGVAGELHWFKPWTQVLDWHPPHAQWFVGGQTNIAFNALDRNVARGLGDKRAIVWEGEDGEVRTYTYAELLREVRRAANALLDLGVQPGDRVTLYLPLVPEAAIAMLACARIGAVHSVVFGGFSVSALADRLNDAQSRVLITADAGQRRGALVNLKANADAAAALAPGLEKMLVVCRADCDAPMQEGRDVFWHDALNAASDDHEAAPLDSEHPLFILYTSGSTGKPKGVQHTTGGYMVGTYLTTQAVFDLRDDDVYWCTADVGWITGHSYSVYGPLLNGATVVMYEGAPNHPDWGRFWDIVQKHRVTILYTAPTAIRAIMRQGDELPAARDLSSLRLLGSVGEPINPEAWMWYWRTIGGGRCPVVDTWWQTETGSIMLTTLPGAHPSKPGSAGLPMFGIEPAIMTHTGEELGPDDGGLLVIKRPWPSMLRTVYGDDDRYRKSYWGEIEGVYFAGDGARRDADGYITVTGRVDDVLNVSGHRLGTMEIESALVAHPSVSEAAVVGRPDDVKGECVVAFVLPQGDRTIDPAELRAHVSREIGALARPDAIYVADALPKTRSGKIMRRFLRQIAAGKEIQGDTSTLEDPGVLDRIAATQPV is encoded by the coding sequence ATGACCCAGTCCCCCATGCCCGCCAGCGACCACCCCGCCAGCGACCACATCGACGCCGTGCTGCACGAAACGCGCGTCATCGCGCCCAGTGACGCCTTCCGCGAGCGCGCCCGCTACTCCGCTGAGGACTACGAGCGTCTGTACCGCCAGAGCCTCGACGATCCCGACACCTTCTGGAGTGGCGTGGCCGGAGAGCTGCACTGGTTCAAACCCTGGACGCAGGTCCTCGACTGGCATCCGCCGCACGCGCAGTGGTTCGTGGGCGGGCAGACGAACATCGCCTTCAACGCCCTTGACCGAAACGTGGCGCGCGGCCTGGGCGACAAACGCGCCATCGTCTGGGAAGGCGAGGACGGCGAGGTCCGCACCTACACGTACGCCGAGCTGCTGCGCGAGGTCAGACGGGCCGCGAACGCCCTGCTGGACCTGGGCGTGCAGCCCGGCGACCGCGTGACCCTGTACCTGCCCCTGGTGCCGGAGGCGGCCATCGCCATGCTCGCCTGCGCCCGCATCGGCGCGGTGCATTCCGTGGTGTTCGGCGGCTTCTCGGTCAGCGCCCTGGCCGACCGCCTGAACGACGCGCAGAGCCGCGTGCTGATCACCGCCGACGCCGGGCAGCGACGCGGCGCGCTGGTGAACCTGAAAGCGAACGCCGACGCCGCCGCCGCACTCGCGCCGGGCCTGGAGAAGATGCTGGTCGTGTGCCGCGCCGACTGCGACGCCCCCATGCAGGAGGGCCGCGACGTGTTCTGGCACGACGCCCTGAACGCCGCCAGCGACGACCACGAGGCCGCCCCCCTGGACAGCGAGCACCCGCTGTTCATCCTGTACACGTCCGGCAGCACCGGCAAACCCAAGGGCGTGCAGCACACCACCGGCGGCTACATGGTCGGCACGTACCTGACCACTCAGGCCGTGTTCGACCTGCGTGACGACGACGTGTACTGGTGCACCGCCGACGTCGGCTGGATCACCGGCCACAGTTACAGCGTGTACGGCCCCCTCCTGAACGGCGCGACCGTCGTCATGTACGAGGGCGCGCCCAACCACCCCGACTGGGGCCGTTTCTGGGACATCGTGCAGAAACACCGCGTGACCATCCTGTACACCGCGCCCACCGCCATCCGCGCCATCATGCGCCAGGGCGACGAACTGCCCGCCGCGCGTGACCTGAGCAGCCTGCGCCTGCTCGGCTCGGTCGGGGAACCCATCAACCCCGAAGCGTGGATGTGGTACTGGCGCACCATCGGCGGCGGGCGCTGCCCGGTCGTGGACACTTGGTGGCAGACCGAGACCGGCTCCATCATGCTGACCACCCTGCCCGGCGCGCACCCCAGCAAACCCGGCAGCGCGGGCCTCCCCATGTTCGGCATCGAACCCGCCATCATGACCCACACCGGCGAGGAACTCGGCCCCGACGACGGCGGCCTGCTCGTCATCAAACGCCCCTGGCCCAGCATGCTCCGCACCGTGTACGGCGACGACGACCGCTACCGCAAAAGCTACTGGGGTGAAATCGAGGGCGTGTACTTCGCCGGGGACGGCGCCCGCCGCGACGCGGACGGGTACATCACGGTCACGGGCCGCGTGGACGACGTCCTGAACGTCAGCGGCCACCGCCTCGGCACCATGGAGATCGAATCCGCCCTCGTCGCCCACCCCAGCGTCTCCGAGGCCGCCGTCGTCGGCCGCCCCGACGACGTGAAAGGCGAATGCGTCGTCGCGTTCGTCCTCCCGCAGGGCGACCGCACCATCGACCCCGCCGAACTCCGCGCCCACGTCAGCCGCGAGATCGGCGCACTCGCCCGCCCCGACGCCATCTACGTCGCCGACGCCCTGCCCAAGACCCGCAGCGGCAAGATCATGCGCCGCTTCCTGCGCCAGATCGCCGCCGGAAAAGAAATCCAGGGCGACACGAGTACCCTCGAAGACCCCGGCGTGCTCGACCGCATCGCCGCCACGCAACCCGTGTAA
- a CDS encoding MFS transporter codes for MAAYALLLALLYPRTARPARNAAAHARPLLPRDLLLWQFCLASLLFGLTYQSYKVLAVVFAQQGFSAVQYGQVLAVNGALVVLLGLPLGHLIARSGHPRWQALGAALLGAGFLGHAVAHTLWAHMLAVVVWTAGEIIAYGISKTIISELGPPAQRGTYIGLVGSMAGLATLLAPLLGGALLQALGAGGMWVVIAGLAFMAALLLLALEGRVQGRLLQRGQEALT; via the coding sequence ATGGCCGCCTACGCGCTGCTGCTGGCGCTGCTGTATCCCCGCACTGCCCGGCCCGCCCGGAACGCGGCGGCACACGCCCGCCCGTTGCTGCCACGCGACCTGCTGCTGTGGCAGTTCTGCCTCGCCTCGCTGCTGTTCGGCCTGACGTACCAGAGTTACAAGGTGCTGGCCGTGGTGTTCGCGCAGCAGGGCTTCAGCGCCGTGCAGTACGGACAGGTTCTCGCCGTGAACGGCGCCCTGGTCGTCCTGCTGGGCCTGCCACTGGGGCACCTGATCGCCCGCAGCGGGCACCCGCGCTGGCAGGCGCTGGGCGCCGCGCTGCTGGGCGCAGGTTTCCTGGGGCACGCCGTGGCGCACACCCTGTGGGCGCACATGCTGGCCGTCGTGGTCTGGACTGCCGGGGAGATCATCGCGTACGGCATCAGCAAGACGATCATCAGCGAACTGGGCCCGCCCGCTCAGCGCGGCACGTACATCGGACTGGTGGGCAGCATGGCGGGCCTGGCGACCCTGCTGGCCCCATTGCTGGGCGGCGCGCTTCTCCAGGCACTGGGCGCGGGCGGCATGTGGGTCGTGATCGCCGGACTGGCGTTCATGGCCGCGCTGCTGCTGCTCGCCCTGGAAGGCCGCGTGCAGGGCCGCCTGCTTCAGAGGGGCCAGGAAGCCCTGACCTGA